GAAAATGCCGTTACCGAAAAATATTTTGAAAAAATTCCTTTTCGCAACATATTGAAAGAACGTCTTACCAAAATCTGGAACTATCCAAAATTCGATGTTCCTTTTAAAGGCGGCACAAAATATTTCTTTTATAAAAACGATGGAATGCAGAATCAAAGCGTGCTCTATATTCAGGATGCACTCGACAAAGAACCCCGCGTAATGCTCGATCCGAATAAGCTTTCTACCGATGGCACTGTTGCTCTTGCTGAATTATCAGTTTCAAATAATGGTAAATATCTTGTTTATTATACGTCAACCGGTGGTTCCGACTGGAACGAAGGTTATGTGATAGATATTGAAAACAACAAACTTCTTACCGACCATCTGAAATGGATAAAATTTTCGGGCATTGCCTGGAAAGGTGATGGATTCTACTATAGCCGTTACGACGAACCGGAAAAAGGAAAAGAACTTTCTCAAAAAAATGAATTTCAGAAAATGTATTACCATAAAATTGGGGACGAACAAAGCAACGATATTTTAATATACAGCAATAAAGATAACGCAGAACGCAATTACGGAGCGCAAACTACCGAAGATGAAAAATTTTTGATTATGTCGGAAACCGAGACTACCAGCGGGAATGGATTATATTATCTTCGACTTGATAAAAACGAAAAAGAATTTAAACAAATAGCAAAAGGTTTTGATTTTGATTATGGAGTTATTGATGATTATAATGACAAACTCATTATGATTACCAATTGCCATGCGCCTAAATATAAACTGGTTTTAGTTGACCCGGAAAAACCTGAAGAAAAAAATTGGGTAACCATTATTCCTGAAAAAACAGAAGTACTACAAGGTGTTTCTTATGTTGGCGGAAAACTTATTGCCGAATACCTAAAAGACGCTTACAGCAAATCATACATTTACACACTTGACGGAAAACTGGAAGGCGAAGTGCAGTATCCATGCATAGGCTCAGCAGGCGGTTTCAGCGGTAAAAAAGAAGATAATATTGCTTTCTATTCATTCACATCATTTACTTTCCCTGCAACTATTTATAAATTTGATGTGAGTGCTAACAAATCTACAGTATATAAAAAACCTGAAATTGATTTTAATGCTGAAAACTTTGAAACCAAACAAGTGTTCTATACCAGTAAAGACGGCACTAAAATTCCAATGTTCCTTATTTACAAAAAAGGAATCGTGCTGAATGGAAACAATCCTACTTTATTATATGGATATGGTGGTTTTAATATCAGTTTAACTCCAAGTTTCAGTTTGAGCCGTCTGCTTTTTATTGAAAATGGTGGAATATATGCCATGGCAAATATTCGCGGAGGTGGTGAATATGGAGAAGACTGGCATATGGCAGGAACCAAAATGAAAAAACAAAATGTTTTCGACGACTTTATTTATGCTGCTCAATATTTGATCGACAATAAATTTACATCTTCCGAAAAGCTTGCTATCATGGGCGGTTCAAACGGTGGTTTATTAATTGGTGCTTGTATGACTCAGCGCCCTGATTTATTTAAAGTGTGTATTCCACAGGTTGGAGTTATGGACATGTTACGTTATCAGAAATTCACAATTGGTAAAGCATGGTCGAGCGACTATGGCACCAGCGAAGATAGTCCTGAAATGTTTAAATATATTTATGGTTATTCTCCGCTTCACAATATCAAAGCCGGTGTAAAATATCCTGCAACGCTTGTAATGACAGCAGATCACGACGACCGCGTTGTGCCTGCACATTCATTTAAATTCATTTCCACGTTACAGGAAAAGCAAACAGGCATTAATCCTGTTCTCATTCGTATTGAATCAATGGCCGGACATGGCGCAGGAAAACCGACTTCAAAAATTATCAATGAATATTCTGACCTGTATTCTTTTATTATGTTTAATTTGGGTATGAATCCTAAATATTAATTTTATTATGAGATATTTTATTGGAATCATTCTTGGGATCTTGATCGTGATCATAGGCTATAGCACAAATAAAACAAGCTGTAACGAACAAGTTGTTCACAACATTGACAAATGGCATACCAGCATCAGCATTTCCAATAGATATTCTTTATCAGTGAAGGATGCTTATGCTGTTGTAAAAGACTCTTTAATGAAAAAAAATGCCTTCATTTATATTTTGAACAAAAAATTTTATAAGCAGGATAATTTTAAAAATATTATAAGTATCCATTCAAAAAATATTTATTCCGCAGCCGGTCATGGCAGCTATTATGAAGGCGACAGCATTGTACGCTGGGAAAAATATTACAATAAAAAAAATATTTTGATTCATGAGCTTTTTGTTAATTACGTTTCTTATAAAAGCAAAGTACCAAATGATTCCACTACAACGAACGGTTTTGTTCCAATTTGGACCGTTGTAAAACGAGACACATTAGGACCTTTATATTACGTTCAGATTCCTGATAAATATTCTGTCGAGATGGGAGATGCTTATGCTTTTAATATTTGTGGTGATTCAACAATAACAAATGATATACTTGATGATTTTGAAATAAAATAATTTTAAAAATTTCAATCCGCCATAGACTTACTAAAATCCAAGATAAAATGTTCAACCCCTACGGGGTTGCATATTTCAGTTCTATTTTCTTCCTTGCTTTTCATGCGAGGTTACCAATATTTTATAAAAAGATTATCATTACAAGAACATTGCTCTGATGGATATTGTTTATAGCTAAAGCACCTACAACTTTTAACAACTTACTAAACCAGCTGCCATCAACCTACACCTCATTACAAAAAAATTTCAAGTCCTAAATCACAAATTTAAAATTCCAATAAATATTTTTCTTTGGATTTGGAATTTGGTTTTTGAATTTTGTCTTGGTTCTTAAGATTAAGGTAAATCCGAAGGTTTTGAAAAATCAGGATTATTGATAAATGTTGAATCGGTAAGCGTTAGCAGAAATGCTTTCAGGTCGGCTTTATCAGAAGGCAACAATTGTACACCACCATCATTAACTTTTTTCATAAACGGGTGAACATACGGCGACCACACCAAACCTTCGCTATAAAAATTAATGACATCATCCAATGTTGCAAAACGCCCATCGTGCATGTATGGTCCTGTCAAAGAAATATTCCGCAAGGTCGGAGCTTTATATGCACCAATATCCATAGGATCGCCGGTAACGGCATAGCGGTCGCGGGTATCCGTAAATACTGAATCTTTAGCATTATTATAAAAGCCATTTGTGGTCAGTAAAATAGTTCCATGACAATGAAAACAATCGCCCTGCTCCGTATTGAAAATTACGTAACCGTTCATCTCCTGCGCTGTCAAGGTTTTTTCACCTTTTAAATATTTATCGAATTTACTGTTTGATGAAATAAGTGTACGTACAAATTGCGCAATAGCTTTTGAAATGTTTTTAAAGGTAACTGTTTCGGAACCAAAAGCAGCTTTAAACATAGGTGGGTAAATAGCAATAGCCTGTATAGCAGCTTTACATGAATTGGTATCGCTGTGGAATTCATGAGGAGCTACAGCCCCCATCCAGCCAAGGTCTTCAATGTTTCCACCGTATGTTGTTGGAGTATTGAACACCGGGTTATCATGTTCCACTTTGCCATTCCACAAATATCCCGAACTGTTAAAGACAAGGTTTATCAAGGGCATCATTACATGCG
The Bacteroidales bacterium genome window above contains:
- a CDS encoding prolyl oligopeptidase family serine peptidase — encoded protein: MKKIFLTTVIILIIPLLMKSQDIIKYPVTKKVDTIDTYFGTKVPDPYRWLEDDTSAATSNWVKEENAVTEKYFEKIPFRNILKERLTKIWNYPKFDVPFKGGTKYFFYKNDGMQNQSVLYIQDALDKEPRVMLDPNKLSTDGTVALAELSVSNNGKYLVYYTSTGGSDWNEGYVIDIENNKLLTDHLKWIKFSGIAWKGDGFYYSRYDEPEKGKELSQKNEFQKMYYHKIGDEQSNDILIYSNKDNAERNYGAQTTEDEKFLIMSETETTSGNGLYYLRLDKNEKEFKQIAKGFDFDYGVIDDYNDKLIMITNCHAPKYKLVLVDPEKPEEKNWVTIIPEKTEVLQGVSYVGGKLIAEYLKDAYSKSYIYTLDGKLEGEVQYPCIGSAGGFSGKKEDNIAFYSFTSFTFPATIYKFDVSANKSTVYKKPEIDFNAENFETKQVFYTSKDGTKIPMFLIYKKGIVLNGNNPTLLYGYGGFNISLTPSFSLSRLLFIENGGIYAMANIRGGGEYGEDWHMAGTKMKKQNVFDDFIYAAQYLIDNKFTSSEKLAIMGGSNGGLLIGACMTQRPDLFKVCIPQVGVMDMLRYQKFTIGKAWSSDYGTSEDSPEMFKYIYGYSPLHNIKAGVKYPATLVMTADHDDRVVPAHSFKFISTLQEKQTGINPVLIRIESMAGHGAGKPTSKIINEYSDLYSFIMFNLGMNPKY
- a CDS encoding cytochrome c peroxidase, producing MKNKLYIIFFIGLFLIAFIVACDKDEPLPSDNNPGPTPYNIVIPKYFPTVLNIPADNPMTVEGVRLGRYLFYDGRLCGKKDTMMSCGTCHSQQYAFENGVGYAHGVTGIQTPHVMMPLINLVFNSSGYLWNGKVEHDNPVFNTPTTYGGNIEDLGWMGAVAPHEFHSDTNSCKAAIQAIAIYPPMFKAAFGSETVTFKNISKAIAQFVRTLISSNSKFDKYLKGEKTLTAQEMNGYVIFNTEQGDCFHCHGTILLTTNGFYNNAKDSVFTDTRDRYAVTGDPMDIGAYKAPTLRNISLTGPYMHDGRFATLDDVINFYSEGLVWSPYVHPFMKKVNDGGVQLLPSDKADLKAFLLTLTDSTFINNPDFSKPSDLP